The genomic stretch CGGTCGCCAGCGCCATCCCGATCAGGTGCGGATAGGGCACCAGGTCCCCCGCCGCATGCTGCAGCAACGCGGGGAAGATCATCAGCAGCCCGGCCAGCACGAAGCCCAGGCGTTCCCACGCGGCCATCATGCGCAGCCCGTAGCCCTGCGCCGCAGCCGCGAGTGCCGCAAGCCCCGCCGCCGCGAGCACGAACTGCCACAACACATCGAGCCAGGTCATGCCGTCGCGGAAATTCAGCAGCAGGCCCACGCCCTCGGGGTCGGTGACAAAGACGAAGGGCAGCAGGAAGGCGGGCAGGGTGTATTTCCAGGCCTGCAGCGTCGTGCGGTAGGGCCCCGCGCCGGTGATCGCGGCGGCGGCGAAGGGAGACAGCGCGGTGGGCGGGGACACCTCCGACAGCACCGCGTAGTAGAAGACGAACATATGCGCCGCATAGTCCGGCACGCCGAGCTTCATCAGCGCCGGCGCGGCCACCACGGCGCAGATGATGTAGGACGCGGTGACCGGCACCGCGAGGCCGACGATCCAGACGATCAGCGCGGTGTAGAGCGCGGTCACAACCACGGACCCGCCCGCCGCCTGGATCGCGATGTCGCTGAACTTCAGCCCGAGCCCGGTCAGCGTGATGACGCCCACGATGATGCCGGCCGACGCACAGGTGGCCGCGATGCCCACCGCCTGGATCGCGCCGCCGGCCAGAGCCTCGACCAGCCGTTTCGGCCACAGCGCCTGCTCCGGCCGGATGAAGGAGAGCAGCACCGCCAGTATCATGGCGTAGAGCACCGACAGCGTCGCCGAATACCCCCACACCATGAAGGCGACGATCGCGACCAGCGACGTGAAGTGGAAGCCGTAGCGGCGCAGCAGCACCGGGATGGGGTCGACCTTGATGCCCTCGGCGCTGTCCATCCCGCCGCGTTGCGCGCGGATGCGCTTCTGGTCGAGTTCCACCATGAACAACAGCGAGGCGTAGTAGAGGATGGTCGGGATCACCGCCATCTTCAGCACATCCAGATATCCGAGCTTCAGGTACTCGGCGATCAGGAAGGCCGCCGCACCCAGCACCGGCG from Roseomonas fluvialis encodes the following:
- a CDS encoding TRAP transporter permease, translated to MTSTHHLPPEAAAAALDDATAARVEALIEEEEGAQNRFSGWLGYVATMLALAMSLFHLWAAWDIVPTTTLRFVHVGFALVLSFVLFPMLRRHRNRLMPWDVVLAAASIYVIYYLIAGGDDLQDRAIFPDPMDIAVGWMLIALVLEATRRATGPVMPAVAIFFLLYGFFGNHLPAPWQHQGYDSERMIPHISIGLDGIFGTAVDVSATLIVLFTIYGAILQASGAGKFFVDFSFAATGGKAASAGRTVVLSSFLLGGPSGSGVATTVTLGTVAWPMMKKVGYRPDDAGGLLAAGGLGAIISPPVLGAAAFLIAEYLKLGYLDVLKMAVIPTILYYASLLFMVELDQKRIRAQRGGMDSAEGIKVDPIPVLLRRYGFHFTSLVAIVAFMVWGYSATLSVLYAMILAVLLSFIRPEQALWPKRLVEALAGGAIQAVGIAATCASAGIIVGVITLTGLGLKFSDIAIQAAGGSVVVTALYTALIVWIVGLAVPVTASYIICAVVAAPALMKLGVPDYAAHMFVFYYAVLSEVSPPTALSPFAAAAITGAGPYRTTLQAWKYTLPAFLLPFVFVTDPEGVGLLLNFRDGMTWLDVLWQFVLAAAGLAALAAAAQGYGLRMMAAWERLGFVLAGLLMIFPALLQHAAGDLVPYPHLIGMALATVLLVLQQRGGQARA